In Alkalispirochaeta americana, the genomic stretch GGCAACACTACCAGCCCGTCCGGACATCCCTGCCCGGTGATTATTCCTCGGCCACCTTCTGGTTCGCCGCTGCGGCCGTCACGGGGGGGACAATCACCGTGGAAGGGCTCGAGCCGGAGGATGTCCAGGGAGACAGAAAAGTTCTCGATATCTTTTCCGCTCTGGGCTGCACCGTCCAGTGGCACCGCAGCGACGCGTCCACACCAGCAGTCTCTGTAACAGGACCGATCACCCGGGGCGGGACCTTCGATCTTAACGCCATGCCCGATGCGCTCCCGGCTCTGGCGGCGGCAGCCTGCTACGCACCTGAGCCGGTCAGCCTGACCAACGTCCCCCAGGCGAGGGAAAAGGAGACCGACCGCATCGATGTAATGACTCGGGAGCTCACCGCCCTGGGGGCTCTCATCGAAGAGCACCCCGACGGCATGACCGTGAAACCCCGCAAGGCCACCTGCTCCGGCCAGCCCCCCCTGGAGGGAGGAACCCTCCACAGCCACGGTGATCACCGTGTAGCCATGGCCGGGGCTGTGGCAGCCCTGGGTGCGGCGGCCCCCGTCAGGATCATCGATGCCGAGGCCGCCGCCGTGACCTACCCGGCCTTCTTCGCCGAGCTGGCCCGGCTTGCTCCCGGCTCCCTTCTCCCCGGCCGGACAGAACCCCCGGCGGAGGGGCTGGCATGACCCAAACCCTGCAGTTCGATCCCGCCCGGGTCGCCCCGGGAGCAACAGCCCATATCTTTGATGTGGATCATACCCTCACACGCCACTCCACGGGAGCGCTCTTTGCCCGGGAGGGGCAACGGGCGGGGCTCTTTCGGTGGCGTCAGCTGGCAACGCTTCCTTATTACTACCTCCGCTATCGCCTGGGCGCGCTCTCGCTGGGCGCGGTCACCCGGGAGATCACGCCGCTTCGGGGCTATTCACGAGAGGAGCTGGAAGATCTGGCGTATCAGGCCTGGGAAAACCGGGGACAGGATGATCTCTTCCCTCCCGTCCGGGCGTACCTGGCGGCGTGCCGCCGAAAAGGAGCCCCGGTGATCCTGGCGACATCGACCTTTGACCTTATTCTGGCGCCCCTGAGGGAAGCCCTGGGAATAGACCAGGTGGTCTCGTCGAAGCTGGAGTTTGACCAGGAGGGATTTGCTACGGGATGGCTCGTGGGAGGACCTTGCTACGCCGAGGAAAAGGCAGCTCGTCTGAAGGAGCTTCTGAAAAAACTCGAACTATCACCCCGGAATTGCGCCTTCTATTCCGACAGCCACCACGATCTTCCGGCCCTGCGCGCCGTGGGGTCCCCCGTGGCGGTGAATCCCGATCGCCTTCTGGCCCGTCGAGCCCGTCTCGAGGGCTGGCCTGTTATCAGGTGGGACAAGCCCTGGCAGGACCATCGAAGAACCTGATTACTGCGCACCCTCCCCCGGATCGCGACGCTGGTTTCACACTGGCAGGTGTGATACTATCCCTCACAATGACAGCGAAAAGAAAGGTCACATCCCGGGCGGCCCGACCTGCAAAGAGCCGGCCTCCCAAAAACGGGCAGAGACGCACAGCCCGGCAAAAGAAGACTCCATCGGAGAGATCCATCTTTCGCCTTCGACTACGGGGCAAGATGCTTCTCGCTTTTTTCTCCCTGGCCCTGGTTATCATGATCGCCGGGGGAGTTGGCACACTCCGCATTGTCGGTCTGCACCGCGACTCACAGCGTCTTAC encodes the following:
- a CDS encoding HAD family hydrolase, which gives rise to MTQTLQFDPARVAPGATAHIFDVDHTLTRHSTGALFAREGQRAGLFRWRQLATLPYYYLRYRLGALSLGAVTREITPLRGYSREELEDLAYQAWENRGQDDLFPPVRAYLAACRRKGAPVILATSTFDLILAPLREALGIDQVVSSKLEFDQEGFATGWLVGGPCYAEEKAARLKELLKKLELSPRNCAFYSDSHHDLPALRAVGSPVAVNPDRLLARRARLEGWPVIRWDKPWQDHRRT